A single Nicotiana tabacum cultivar K326 chromosome 5, ASM71507v2, whole genome shotgun sequence DNA region contains:
- the LOC142181287 gene encoding pathogenesis-related protein 1A: MGFVLFSQLPSFLLVSTLLLFLVISHSCRAQNSQQDYLDAHNTARADVGVEPLTWDDQVAAYAQNYASQLAADCNLVHSHGQYGENLAEGSGDFMTAAKAVEMWVDEKQYYDHDSNTCAQGQVCGHYTQVVWRNSVRVGCARVQCNNGGYVVSCNYDPPGNYRGESPY; the protein is encoded by the coding sequence ATGGGATTTGTTCTCTTTTCACAATTGCCTTCATTTCTTCTTGTCTCTACACTTCTCTTATTCCTAGTAATATCCCACTCTTGCCGTGCCCAAAATTCTCAACAAGACTATTTGGATGCCCATAACACAGCTCGTGCAGATGTAGGTGTAGAACCTTTGACCTGGGACGACCAGGTAGCAGCCTATGCGCAAAATTATGCTTCCCAATTGGCTGCAGATTGTAACCTCGTACATTCTCATGGTCAATACGGCGAAAACCTAGCTGAGGGAAGTGGCGATTTCATGACGGCTGCTAAGGCCGTTGAGATGTGGGTCGATGAGAAACAGTATTATGACCATGACTCAAATACTTGTGCACAAGGACAGGTGTGTGGACACTATACTCAGGTGGTTTGGCGTAACTCGGTTCGTGTTGGATGTGCTAGGGTTCAGTGTAACAATGGAGGATATGTTGTCTCTTGCAACTATGATCCTCCAGGTAATTATAGAGGCGAAAGTCCATACTAA